In Zea mays cultivar B73 chromosome 7, Zm-B73-REFERENCE-NAM-5.0, whole genome shotgun sequence, the following proteins share a genomic window:
- the LOC100276211 gene encoding protein EMSY-LIKE 3 isoform X5: MKAVGYNLYDSSGTDDDLPPAQNRGLRGRVFSGNGRASAGAFPYMRANNDLESEIHRVEQDAYTGVLRAFKVQSDAISWEKESLITELRKELRVSDEEHRELLNKVNEDGSIRQMRELRQAGGIPSGLHRGNRVLYDAEPGPTTKRQRASHSIPSQSAGLQSPMMPSHSVSSAKWGPLSARGKKAKMMAPEDIRWEFDGHLSNHDGWGPSGPMLKRHMTNNGAMAGSIRGRGRLSINEPIKDYAPPQNDINRNFDYIDIPNTESVVTEVERVLANPNMPEIEKARKLLKDQEQSLLDAIARLDEASDSDSGN; encoded by the exons ATGAAGGCGGTGGGATACAACCTCTACGATAGCAGCG GGACTGATGACGATCTCCCTCCAGCACAAAATAGAGGATTGAGAGGACGGGTTTTCAGTGGGAATGGCCGAGCATCTGCTGGGGCATTTCCTTACATGAGGGCAAATAATGATTTGGAGAGTGAAATACatcgagttgagcaagatgcatatACTGGTGTTCTTAGGGCATTTAAAGTGCAATCTGATGCAATATCCTGG GAAAAAGAGAGCTTGATTACTGAACTCAGGAAAGAACTGAGGGTTTCTGATGAGGAGCATAGGGAGCTATTAAATAAAGTCAATGAAGATGGGAGCATCCGTCAAATGAG GGAGTTAAGACAGGCAGGTGGAATCCCAAGTGGTCTGCATCGTGGCAACAGGGTTTTATATGATGCAGAACCTGGGCCCACTACCAAGAGGCAAAGGGCATCTCATTCGATTCCTTCGCAATCTGCAGGCCTCCAGTCCCCTATGATGCCCTCCCACTCAGTTTCATCTGCAAAATGGGGTCCTTTGTCAGCAAGAGGCAAGAAGGCGAAGATG ATGGCACCTGAAGATATAAGATGGGAATTTGATGGACATCTTTCAAATCATGATGGCTGGGGCCCTTCTGGCCCTATGCTGAAGAGGCACATGACCAACAACGGTGCtatggcaggttcaatcaggggAAGAGGAAGGTTATCGATAAATGAGCCTATAAAAGACTATGCTCCACCTCAAAATGACATCAATAGGAATTTTGATTATATTGACATACCAAATACTGAAAGTGTTGTTACTGAG GTGGAGAGGGTGTTGGCCAATCCAAATATGCCTGAAATCGAGAAGGCAAGGAAACTGCTGAAA GATCAGGAGCAGTCATTACTTGATGCAATTGCCAGACTTGATGAAGCATCTGATAGCGATAGTGGTAACTG
- the LOC100276211 gene encoding protein EMSY-LIKE 3 isoform X2: MKAVGYNLYDSSGTDDDLPPAQNRGLRGRVFSGNGRASAGAFPYMRANNDLESEIHRVEQDAYTGVLRAFKVQSDAISWEKESLITELRKELRVSDEEHRELLNKVNEDGSIRQMRELRQAGGIPSGLHRGNRVLYDAEPGPTTKRQRASHSIPSQSAGLQSPMMPSHSVSSAKWGPLSARGKKAKMPIPLVLPSVDPSSLINHKVYTRWPEDNNFYEATITKYNAVTGEHELVYDMGTQAETWEWVRLCDMAPEDIRWEFDGHLSNHDGWGPSGPMLKRHMTNNGAMAGSIRGRGRLSINEPIKDYAPPQNDINRNFDYIDIPNTESVVTEVERVLANPNMPEIEKARKLLKDQEQSLLDAIARLDEASDSDSGN; the protein is encoded by the exons ATGAAGGCGGTGGGATACAACCTCTACGATAGCAGCG GGACTGATGACGATCTCCCTCCAGCACAAAATAGAGGATTGAGAGGACGGGTTTTCAGTGGGAATGGCCGAGCATCTGCTGGGGCATTTCCTTACATGAGGGCAAATAATGATTTGGAGAGTGAAATACatcgagttgagcaagatgcatatACTGGTGTTCTTAGGGCATTTAAAGTGCAATCTGATGCAATATCCTGG GAAAAAGAGAGCTTGATTACTGAACTCAGGAAAGAACTGAGGGTTTCTGATGAGGAGCATAGGGAGCTATTAAATAAAGTCAATGAAGATGGGAGCATCCGTCAAATGAG GGAGTTAAGACAGGCAGGTGGAATCCCAAGTGGTCTGCATCGTGGCAACAGGGTTTTATATGATGCAGAACCTGGGCCCACTACCAAGAGGCAAAGGGCATCTCATTCGATTCCTTCGCAATCTGCAGGCCTCCAGTCCCCTATGATGCCCTCCCACTCAGTTTCATCTGCAAAATGGGGTCCTTTGTCAGCAAGAGGCAAGAAGGCGAAGATG CCCATTCCTTTGGTGCTACCATCTGTGGATCCAAGTTCGTTAATAAACCATAAAGTTTATACAAGGTGGCCAGAAGACAACAACTTCTATGAGGCCACCATAACAAAATATAATGCTGTGACG GGTGAGCATGAACTCGTCTATGACATGGGCACACAAGCCGAGACTTGGGAATGGGTTAGGCTTTGTGAT ATGGCACCTGAAGATATAAGATGGGAATTTGATGGACATCTTTCAAATCATGATGGCTGGGGCCCTTCTGGCCCTATGCTGAAGAGGCACATGACCAACAACGGTGCtatggcaggttcaatcaggggAAGAGGAAGGTTATCGATAAATGAGCCTATAAAAGACTATGCTCCACCTCAAAATGACATCAATAGGAATTTTGATTATATTGACATACCAAATACTGAAAGTGTTGTTACTGAG GTGGAGAGGGTGTTGGCCAATCCAAATATGCCTGAAATCGAGAAGGCAAGGAAACTGCTGAAA GATCAGGAGCAGTCATTACTTGATGCAATTGCCAGACTTGATGAAGCATCTGATAGCGATAGTGGTAACTG
- the LOC100276211 gene encoding protein EMSY-LIKE 3 isoform X3, with amino-acid sequence MKAVGYNLYDSSGTDDDLPPAQNRGLRGRVFSGNGRASAGAFPYMRANNDLESEIHRVEQDAYTGVLRAFKVQSDAISWEKESLITELRKELRVSDEEHRELLNKVNEDGSIRQMRELRQAGGIPSGLHRGNRVLYDAEPGPTTKRQRASHSIPSQSAGLQSPMMPSHSVSSAKWGPLSARGKKAKMGEHELVYDMGTQAETWEWVRLCDMAPEDIRWEFDGHLSNHDGWGPSGPMLKRHMTNNGAMAGSIRGRGRLSINEPIKDYAPPQNDINRNFDYIDIPNTESVVTEVERVLANPNMPEIEKARKLLKDQEQSLLDAIARLDEASDSDSGN; translated from the exons ATGAAGGCGGTGGGATACAACCTCTACGATAGCAGCG GGACTGATGACGATCTCCCTCCAGCACAAAATAGAGGATTGAGAGGACGGGTTTTCAGTGGGAATGGCCGAGCATCTGCTGGGGCATTTCCTTACATGAGGGCAAATAATGATTTGGAGAGTGAAATACatcgagttgagcaagatgcatatACTGGTGTTCTTAGGGCATTTAAAGTGCAATCTGATGCAATATCCTGG GAAAAAGAGAGCTTGATTACTGAACTCAGGAAAGAACTGAGGGTTTCTGATGAGGAGCATAGGGAGCTATTAAATAAAGTCAATGAAGATGGGAGCATCCGTCAAATGAG GGAGTTAAGACAGGCAGGTGGAATCCCAAGTGGTCTGCATCGTGGCAACAGGGTTTTATATGATGCAGAACCTGGGCCCACTACCAAGAGGCAAAGGGCATCTCATTCGATTCCTTCGCAATCTGCAGGCCTCCAGTCCCCTATGATGCCCTCCCACTCAGTTTCATCTGCAAAATGGGGTCCTTTGTCAGCAAGAGGCAAGAAGGCGAAGATG GGTGAGCATGAACTCGTCTATGACATGGGCACACAAGCCGAGACTTGGGAATGGGTTAGGCTTTGTGAT ATGGCACCTGAAGATATAAGATGGGAATTTGATGGACATCTTTCAAATCATGATGGCTGGGGCCCTTCTGGCCCTATGCTGAAGAGGCACATGACCAACAACGGTGCtatggcaggttcaatcaggggAAGAGGAAGGTTATCGATAAATGAGCCTATAAAAGACTATGCTCCACCTCAAAATGACATCAATAGGAATTTTGATTATATTGACATACCAAATACTGAAAGTGTTGTTACTGAG GTGGAGAGGGTGTTGGCCAATCCAAATATGCCTGAAATCGAGAAGGCAAGGAAACTGCTGAAA GATCAGGAGCAGTCATTACTTGATGCAATTGCCAGACTTGATGAAGCATCTGATAGCGATAGTGGTAACTG
- the LOC100277965 gene encoding uncharacterized protein LOC100277965: MADGTDVSPESEATAAAGKSGEIWGTLEELLLACAVTRHGTASWDSVAMEVQTRIPVAARPGLTPHSCRLRFRHLHRRFSTVGSGGVEEAEEDPDASAAEGWVDELRRLRVAELRRDVERCDLSIGTLQSKVKRLKAEREQRASGEAVSDHDRLSSEEPGCSCRESNSTDLKPPKHPSQLGDGSKEEKVAKQEASVESAVDSKDSSEVRSSASLCRRRRGSGNAEEEEAEAEASKSSPLTFLLDAVLAKLGCVLDRLRENDSEESAMYRDTIRRHVDLETLRRRLNASAGSRADDDSHSSAHELYRDLLLLCTNIVVFFPGGTPENSAAVEARALVTGHASAVLHKPKQENVAVAAPAPASADIVGSLIEKGKPLIVCRKRSSIAKAAASARKEENTMKGETAEETEDEKKSVAAATKDKTWGVRTKKSRGGKNSAGPGRNLADGADGPRKGAGAGTDGLAKKRNAVDFLKRLNQSPPRKRGSGSHLGTTRKRPAAMEEQTTKRKRGTGRKEGTGRGGSRRGGKAAGAKRGVGRPQKRGLAPATPPPSKRTKTNSSRSEKSLGTGKRGGRRQVG, from the exons ATGGCGGACGGCACCGACGTGTCGCCGGAGTCGGAggcgacggcggcagccgggAAGAGCGGGGAGATCTGGGGAACGCTGGAGGAGCTGCTCCTGGCGTGCGCCGTGACGCGGCACGGCACGGCGAGCTGGGACTCGGTGGCCATGGAGGTGCAGACACGGATCCCCGTGGCGGCGCGGCCAGGCCTCACGCCGCACAGCTGCCGCCTCCGCTTCCGCCACCTCCACCGCCGCTTCTCCACCGTCGGCAGCGGCGGGGTCGAGGAGGCCGAGGAGGATCCCGACGCCTCCGCTGCCGAGGGATGGGTGGACGAGCTCCGGCGGCTGCGCGTCGCCGAGCTCCGTCGCGACGTCGAGCGATGCGATCTCTCTATCGG GACGCTGCAGTCAAAAGTGAAACGGCTGAAAGCGGAGCGGGAGCAGAGAGCCTCCGGCGAGGCTGTGAGCGACCACGATCGCCTCTCAAGCGAGGAGCCCGGGTGCTCATGCAGGGAGTCGAACTCCACAGATCTGAAGCCGCCCAAACATCCCAGCCAGCTAGGCGACGGGTCTAAGGAGGAGAAGGTTGCGAAACAGGAAGCGTCCGTTGAGTCGGCGGTCGATTCCAAAGACAGCAGCGAAGTGCGGAGCTCGGCGAGCttgtgccgccgccgccgtggaaGCGGGAACGCTGAAgaggaggaggcggaggcggaggcgtcCAAGTCCTCTCCGCTCACTTTCCTGCTCGACGCGGTCTTGGCCAAGCTCGGTTGCGTGCTGGACCGGTTACGCGAAAACGACAGCGAG GAATCTGCCATGTACCGGGACACGATCAGGCGCCATGTGGACTTGGAGACTCTGCGGCGTCGGCTGAACGCGTCGGCCGGCTCGCGCGCCGACGATGACAGCCACTCCTCTGCGCACGAGCTCTATCGCGACCTGCTGCTGCTCTGCACGAACATCGTGGTCTTCTTCCCGGGTGGCACCCCCGAGAACTCCGCGGCTGTCGAGGCCCGCGCGCTCGTCACCGGGCACGCATCGGCGGTGCTCCACAAGCCGAAGCAGGAGAACGTGGCTGTGGCTGCGCCGGCACCGGCAAGCGCCGACATCGTTGGTTCGCTGATCGAGAAGGGGAAGCCGCTGATTGTGTGCCGCAAGCGGAGCTCCATCGCGAAGGCCGCAGCGTCTGCGAGAAAGGAGGAGAACACGATGAAGGGTGAGACGGCGGAAGAGACGGAGGACGAGAAGAAATCCGTGGCTGCGGCGACCAAGGACAAGACGTGGGGGGTGAGGACGAAGAAGAGCCGCGGTGGCAAGAACTCCGCGGGTCCAGGCCGAAACCTAGCGGACGGTGCTGACGGGCCGAGGAAGGGCGCCGGTGCTGGCACTGACGGGCTCGCCAAGAAGCGGAACGCCGTAGACTTCCTAAAGCGCCTGAACCAGTCGCCCCCCAGGAAGCGGGGGTCGGGGTCCCACCTGGGTACGACGCGAAAGCGGCCGGCGGCGATGGAGGAGCAGACGACTAAACGCAAGAGAGGAACCGGACGGAAGGAGGGCACCGGACGCGGTGGATCCAGGAGGGGCGGCAAGGCTGCCGGGGCGAAGAGAGGCGTCGGGCGGCCGCAGAAACGAGGCCTAGCACCAGCCACTCCGCCACCGTCCAAGAGGACCAAGACGAACAGCAGCAGGTCGGAGAAGTCTTTGGGAACGGGAAAGCGTGGCGGGAGAAGGCAGGTAGGATAA
- the LOC100277694 gene encoding uncharacterized protein LOC100277694, translating into MKASIKFRDDDRPLLRAKVPVGVLGLPFFSGLVAGGDAKDLRFDLSTAFTSGPALRLSYRPNEPLQPFALSIRTGLGPLGSPVRAPFALAAEFNLTSSNPPAFSLVFKPRIGDFAVASSVRSPPPPPPASTLPPLSVKMSDLVTNGDDHDRKAHGNGFSFSGNGFAANVAAAAGTGGGGVGALLSRMRLTTRSVLPLWSKASLRFQWGLRVPPEIKAALADDGYGRKAGSLAISKLPLLVMNKITIEHTPKVPSQSETDKKRKKDAPPAAEGEVFSLMKRQLEELNAESTMLRLAVEDLRAEVGASKGDGRKLPATVPHPQRSFVSKPDHHFHSDAKDLGDSGTKPASNDASEGLKKALEARRK; encoded by the coding sequence ATGAAGGCGTCGATCAAGTTCCGCGACGACGACCGCCCGCTGCTGCGCGCCAAGGTGCCGGTCGGCGTGCTGGGGCTGCCTTTCTTCTCGGGCCTCGTGGCGGGGGGAGACGCCAAGGACCTCCGCTTCGACCTCTCCACCGCCTTCACCTCCGGCCCGGCGCTCCGCCTCTCGTACCGCCCCAACGAACCGCTCCAGCCCTTTGCCCTCTCCATCCGCACGGGGCTGGGGCCGCTGGGGTCCCCTGTCCGAGCCCCCTTCGCCCTCGCCGCCGAATTCAACCTCACCTCCTCGAACCCGCCCGCCTTCTCGCTCGTTTTCAAGCCCCGGATCGGAGACTTCGCCGTCGCCAGCTCCGTCcgctccccgccgccgccgccgcccgcatcAACTCTGCCCCCGCTGTCGGTCAAGATGTCCGACCTCGTCACCAACGGCGACGACCACGACCGCAAAGCGCACGGTAACGGGTTCTCCTTCTCTGGGAATGGGTTCGCGGCGAACGTGGCGGCCGCCGCCgggaccggcggcggcggcgtgggcgCGCTGCTGTCCAGGATGCGGCTCACGACCAGGAGTGTGCTGCCACTGTGGAGTAAGGCGAGCCTGCGGTTCCAGTGGGGGCTGCGCGTGCCGCCGGAGATCAAGGCCGCGCTCGCAGACGACGGGTACGGGCGCAAGGCTGGGAGCCTCGCCATCAGCAAGCTGCCGCTGCTGGTGATGAACAAGATCACCATCGAGCACACGCCCAAGGTGCCTTCGCAGTCTGAAACGGATAAGAAGAGGAAGAAAGATGCCCCACCAGCAGCCGAGGGCGAGGTGTTCTCACTAATGAAGAGGCAATTGGAGGAGCTGAATGCTGAGAGCACCATGCTGCGTCTGGCAGTCGAGGACTTGCGTGCAGAGGTTGGAGCCAGCAAAGGCGATGGACGTAAGCTGCCAGCAACAGTGCCACATCCACAGCGTTCATTCGTGTCGAAACCAGATCACCATTTTCACAGCGATGCTAAGGATTTGGGAGACAGTGGGACGAAACCGGCCTCCAATGATGCAAGTGAGGGGTTGAAGAAGGCGCTGGAGGCCAGACGAAAGTAG
- the LOC100191615 gene encoding uncharacterized protein LOC100191615, which produces MSVRIKAVVDRFVKELQEALDADIQDRVMKEREMQSYIEEREREVAEREAAWKAELSRREAEIARQEARLKMEKENLEKEKSVLMGTASSQDNQDGALEITVSGEKYRCLRFSKAKK; this is translated from the exons ATGTCGGTGCGGATCAAGGCGGTTGTAGACCGGTTCGTGAAGGAGCTGCAGGAGGCGCTGGACGCGGACATCCAAGACCGCGTCATGAAGGAGCGCGAGATGCAGAGCTACATCGAGGAGCGCGAGCGCGAGGTCGCCGAGCGGGAGGCCGCCTGGAAGGCCGAGCTATCCCGTCGCGAG GCCGAGATCGCACGGCAAGAAGCCAGGCTGAAGATGGAAAAGGAGAATTTAGAGAAGGAAAAAAGCGTCCTCATGGGAACAGCATCGAGCCAAGACAACCAAGATGGAGCCCTTGAGATCACTGTCAGTGGTGAGAAGTACAGGTGCCTCCGCTTCTCCAAGGCGAAGAAATGA